In Fibrobacter sp. UWH6, one genomic interval encodes:
- the nuoK gene encoding NADH-quinone oxidoreductase subunit NuoK produces MELQAMYVQILALVIFAIGLIVAISRRNIFFVLMGVELALNAVNLSFVGFAKTLPAEMSVAGQIVPLFAIAVAAAEACVGLAMVIMIFRNRESVDSNDFSNLKG; encoded by the coding sequence ATGGAACTCCAAGCTATGTATGTTCAGATTTTGGCCCTGGTGATTTTCGCCATCGGCCTTATCGTGGCCATTTCCCGCAGAAACATCTTCTTCGTGCTCATGGGTGTTGAACTCGCCCTGAACGCCGTGAACCTGTCTTTCGTGGGCTTTGCCAAGACCCTGCCTGCCGAAATGAGCGTTGCAGGCCAGATCGTGCCGCTGTTCGCAATTGCTGTTGCAGCTGCCGAAGCTTGCGTGGGCCTTGCCATGGTCATCATGATCTTCCGTAACCGCGAGAGCGTTGATTCCAACGACTTCTCTAACTTGAAGGGGTAA